In Bradyrhizobium sp. 1(2017), one DNA window encodes the following:
- a CDS encoding response regulator transcription factor: protein MAKTPVIAIVDDDEGVRTSLASLVRSLGYEAHAYESGVDFLQEASGNDPECMIADVQMPAMSGDELQAQLVASGRRFPIIFMTAFPSETVRQRVMAAGAHCYLGKPSSGDEIIRCLEEALAGHARQ, encoded by the coding sequence ATGGCCAAGACCCCGGTGATTGCGATCGTGGACGACGATGAAGGCGTTCGCACGTCGCTCGCGAGTCTGGTGCGTTCACTGGGCTATGAGGCGCACGCCTACGAGTCCGGGGTTGATTTCCTGCAGGAAGCGTCGGGGAACGATCCGGAATGCATGATCGCCGACGTCCAGATGCCGGCCATGTCCGGTGACGAGCTGCAGGCGCAGCTGGTTGCCTCCGGCCGCCGCTTCCCGATCATCTTCATGACGGCGTTTCCGAGCGAAACGGTGCGCCAGCGCGTGATGGCGGCGGGCGCGCACTGCTATCTCGGCAAGCCCTCGAGCGGCGACGAGATCATCCGCTGCCTCGAAGAGGCGCTGGCGGGCCACGCGCGGCAATAA